In the genome of Gemmatimonadota bacterium, one region contains:
- the mltG gene encoding endolytic transglycosylase MltG, which produces MRFPQALRVASLAALAGCGGSNDASVRVLIPSGASMRVAAESLAAHQVIGNASWFRLRARISGLDRKLRPGLYEFPARPSTEAVLDKLAAGDALHVKLTLPEGATLFDLARAVESRVGIPRAQFLAAARDSALREEFGITGESVEGWLLPETFDFPALVGSREILERYLGARKSAWQPEWDTRATAAGLSRAALLTLASIVEAEAKLPADRAPIAAVYRNRLRIGMPLQADPGIQYAWLLRDGTRKSRMYNTDYAYDSPWNTYLHPGLPPGPIGNPSDAAIEAVLAPAPLPWLYFVAGADGASRFSRSYQEHLKTIRKLRSEQQ; this is translated from the coding sequence GTGAGGTTCCCGCAGGCCCTGCGGGTGGCAAGCCTTGCGGCGCTGGCCGGCTGCGGCGGCAGCAACGATGCCTCGGTGAGAGTCCTGATTCCGAGCGGCGCCTCGATGCGCGTGGCCGCCGAATCGCTCGCGGCGCACCAGGTCATCGGCAACGCGAGCTGGTTCCGGCTGCGTGCGCGGATCTCCGGCCTCGACCGCAAGCTCCGGCCCGGGCTCTACGAATTCCCGGCGCGCCCGAGCACCGAGGCCGTGCTCGACAAGCTCGCGGCCGGCGACGCCTTGCACGTGAAGCTCACCCTCCCGGAAGGCGCCACCCTCTTCGACCTCGCTCGTGCCGTCGAGAGCCGGGTCGGGATTCCCCGGGCGCAGTTCCTTGCTGCCGCGCGCGATTCGGCCCTGCGAGAGGAGTTCGGCATCACGGGTGAGAGCGTCGAGGGGTGGTTGCTGCCGGAGACCTTCGACTTCCCCGCGCTGGTCGGTTCGCGGGAAATTCTCGAGCGCTATCTCGGCGCCCGGAAGTCCGCGTGGCAGCCGGAGTGGGACACTCGCGCGACCGCGGCCGGACTCAGCCGGGCGGCGCTGCTCACCCTCGCGTCAATCGTGGAAGCCGAAGCAAAACTCCCGGCCGATCGCGCGCCGATCGCCGCCGTCTATCGCAATCGACTCCGCATCGGGATGCCGCTGCAGGCCGATCCAGGGATCCAGTATGCCTGGCTCCTCCGCGATGGGACCAGGAAATCGCGGATGTACAACACCGACTACGCCTACGACTCGCCGTGGAATACCTACCTCCACCCCGGCCTCCCACCCGGCCCGATCGGCAATCCGTCCGATGCCGCGATCGAGGCGGTGCTCGCACCTGCTCCGCTGCCGTGGCTCTATTTCGTGGCCGGCGCCGACGGCGCCAGTCGCTTCTCGCGCAGCTACCAGGAACACCTGAAGACGATTCGAAAGTTGCGCAGCGAGCAGCAGTAA
- a CDS encoding thiamine phosphate synthase, with translation MRENLADVLRLLLVTDDAVLAGRDPMPLCEAAVAGGVTAVQLRLKAVDDRTLAGLARRMLAALPVPIFLNDRLDVALAVGAAGVHLGADDLAPALARRLVPPGFVIGASVGSVDEVARGEAADYWGVGPLHGSSTKHDAGAALGWDGARSLAVLSGARPCVVIGGVRPEDVAIASEAGFAGVAVVSGILMAEDIAAAARGYLGEGRREKGEE, from the coding sequence ATGCGCGAGAATCTAGCCGACGTCCTCCGACTCCTGCTGGTGACCGACGATGCCGTCCTCGCCGGTCGCGATCCAATGCCGCTCTGCGAGGCCGCCGTGGCGGGCGGCGTGACGGCGGTCCAGCTCCGGCTCAAGGCGGTCGACGATCGCACCCTCGCCGGCCTGGCGCGGCGGATGCTGGCGGCGCTCCCGGTGCCGATCTTCCTGAATGATCGACTCGATGTTGCGCTCGCGGTCGGCGCGGCTGGCGTGCACCTCGGCGCGGATGATCTCGCACCGGCCCTCGCCCGCCGTCTGGTGCCACCGGGATTCGTGATCGGCGCCTCGGTCGGGTCGGTCGACGAAGTCGCGCGAGGGGAAGCTGCTGACTACTGGGGAGTAGGACCGCTCCACGGCAGCTCCACCAAACACGACGCCGGGGCGGCGCTCGGCTGGGATGGGGCCCGCTCGCTCGCGGTCTTGAGCGGTGCCCGGCCGTGCGTCGTCATCGGTGGTGTCCGTCCGGAGGATGTCGCGATTGCGAGTGAGGCGGGCTTTGCGGGCGTCGCGGTGGTGAGCGGGATACTGATGGCGGAGGACATTGCTGCGGCGGCGAGGGGGTACCTGGGAGAAGGGAGAAGGGAGAAGGGAGAAGAGTGA
- a CDS encoding class I SAM-dependent rRNA methyltransferase — translation MTATVSARGATRWAKGHPWIYRSDVIASPAEAGVVAVHDERGRFLGQALCSPASEIRLRLLERTERPIDSTWWRERLASCRAKRVGIDANAWRAVHAEGDGLPALIVDRYDRWLVVQILSAALETQRQEIVAALVDVFAPQGILLRNDVAIRKLEGLGDKIELVHGSVPEQVEVREGSVRWYAAPWSGQKTGAFLDQRENRILAGALMPEGGTGLDCFAYHGSFALHLAGRAGEVTALDISAEALARGAEHAALNGRENIRFVEADAFDILPVWGREQRQFDVVVVDPPAFAKSKSTLPAAMRGYHQVNSRAMRLVAPGGYLVTASCSFHVHRPEFLAMLADAAAGTGRRFTLQGVLGQAVDHPEVITIPETGYLKGAVLRAD, via the coding sequence GTGACCGCCACCGTTTCGGCCCGCGGCGCGACTCGTTGGGCCAAGGGCCACCCCTGGATCTACCGCAGCGATGTGATCGCGAGCCCCGCCGAGGCTGGTGTGGTCGCGGTGCACGATGAGCGCGGCCGCTTCCTGGGTCAGGCACTCTGCTCACCGGCCTCCGAGATCCGGCTCCGGCTCCTCGAGCGGACGGAGCGGCCGATCGACTCGACCTGGTGGCGTGAGCGACTCGCCAGTTGTCGGGCGAAGCGCGTCGGCATCGACGCCAACGCCTGGCGCGCGGTGCACGCCGAAGGTGATGGCCTCCCCGCCTTGATCGTGGATCGTTACGATCGCTGGCTAGTCGTGCAGATCCTCTCGGCGGCGCTCGAGACGCAGCGGCAGGAAATCGTTGCGGCGCTGGTCGACGTCTTCGCGCCCCAGGGGATTCTCCTCCGCAACGATGTCGCGATCCGGAAGCTCGAAGGACTCGGCGATAAGATCGAGCTGGTGCACGGCTCGGTGCCGGAACAGGTCGAGGTGCGGGAAGGAAGCGTGCGCTGGTATGCCGCGCCGTGGAGCGGGCAGAAGACCGGCGCCTTTCTCGATCAGCGCGAGAACCGGATCCTGGCGGGCGCCCTGATGCCGGAGGGTGGCACCGGCCTCGACTGCTTTGCCTATCACGGCTCCTTCGCGCTGCACCTTGCGGGGCGGGCAGGGGAGGTCACTGCTCTCGACATCTCGGCCGAGGCCCTGGCACGCGGGGCCGAGCATGCGGCGCTCAACGGCCGGGAGAACATCCGCTTCGTCGAAGCCGATGCGTTCGATATCCTGCCGGTATGGGGGAGGGAGCAGCGGCAGTTCGATGTGGTGGTGGTCGATCCGCCGGCGTTCGCCAAGTCGAAGTCGACCCTGCCGGCGGCGATGCGGGGCTACCACCAGGTCAATTCCCGGGCGATGCGTCTCGTGGCACCCGGCGGGTACCTGGTGACGGCATCGTGCTCCTTTCACGTGCACCGGCCGGAGTTCCTCGCCATGCTCGCCGACGCCGCCGCAGGGACCGGACGACGCTTCACATTGCAGGGCGTGCTCGGGCAGGCCGTGGACCATCCGGAGGTGATCACCATCCCGGAAACCGGCTACTTGAAGGGGGCCGTGCTCCGCGCGGATTGA
- the tdh gene encoding L-threonine 3-dehydrogenase — protein sequence MRALVKPAPGTGMELVERPIPALGSRDVLIKVHFAGVCGTDLHIWEWDAWAAGRLKPPVVIGHEFAGEIVELGPEVLREGIFAIGDLVTAEGHIICGDCVPCRTGNGHLCVRTQIIGVDRDGAFADYIAMPASNVMKLGGISTEVGAIMDPIGNAVHTALEGGEVPGSTALVLGCGPIGCFAVGILRAAGASLVLASDFNPTRRGLATTMGAHHAFDPAADDVVARVRELTGGLGVDLVCEMSGHPSGHAQAFAAARPGGRVNLLGTPSRTTEVDFARDVIFKGLTLYGVTGRKMYSTWIHMTRLLRTGQFDPAPVVTHRFPLERIADAIGVIKNGSAGKVILEIAP from the coding sequence ATGCGCGCACTTGTGAAGCCAGCACCCGGCACTGGAATGGAACTCGTCGAGCGACCGATTCCCGCACTCGGTTCGCGTGACGTACTGATCAAAGTTCACTTCGCGGGGGTGTGCGGCACCGACCTCCACATCTGGGAATGGGATGCGTGGGCCGCCGGTCGTCTCAAACCGCCGGTGGTGATCGGGCACGAGTTCGCCGGGGAGATTGTCGAGCTCGGTCCCGAGGTGTTGCGCGAAGGCATCTTCGCCATCGGCGACCTGGTGACGGCCGAGGGCCACATCATCTGCGGCGACTGCGTCCCGTGCCGGACCGGCAACGGACATCTCTGCGTCCGCACCCAGATCATCGGCGTCGATCGCGATGGCGCCTTCGCCGATTACATCGCGATGCCGGCCTCGAACGTGATGAAACTCGGCGGCATCAGCACCGAGGTCGGCGCTATCATGGACCCGATCGGGAATGCCGTCCACACCGCGCTGGAAGGGGGCGAGGTCCCCGGCAGCACCGCGCTGGTACTGGGCTGCGGCCCGATCGGCTGTTTCGCGGTCGGCATCCTCCGCGCCGCCGGAGCCTCCCTGGTGCTCGCCTCCGATTTCAATCCGACGCGACGCGGACTCGCCACCACCATGGGCGCGCACCACGCCTTCGATCCCGCCGCCGACGACGTCGTAGCCCGGGTACGGGAACTCACCGGTGGTCTCGGCGTCGACCTCGTCTGCGAGATGAGTGGCCACCCCTCGGGACATGCGCAGGCGTTCGCCGCCGCGCGTCCGGGGGGTCGCGTGAACCTCCTCGGCACCCCGAGCCGAACGACCGAAGTGGACTTCGCGCGCGACGTCATCTTCAAGGGACTCACCCTGTACGGCGTCACCGGCCGCAAGATGTATTCGACCTGGATCCACATGACCCGGTTGCTCCGCACCGGGCAGTTCGATCCCGCCCCCGTCGTCACCCATCGCTTCCCGCTCGAACGGATTGCCGACGCGATCGGCGTCATCAAGAACGGTTCGGCCGGGAAGGTGATCCTGGAGATCGCACCGTGA
- a CDS encoding glycine C-acetyltransferase, whose protein sequence is MSTSGNSPLETRLRTELEQFRRDGVYKRLNHLESPMAARVKMEGRGEVIILSSNNYLGLSDHPEVCAAGKAGIDQFGAGTASVRFICGTFTIHRELEATCAQLVGTEAALSFVSCWNANEALPATVLTADDLILSDQLNHASIIDGLRLAKSITKCETGVFPHGDYAELDRKLAAATDRKVKMVVSDGIFSMEGSIVNLPALLEVCRKHDAVLWLDDSHATGVLGATGRGTAEHFGLLGQVDIITSTLGKALGGAAGGFVAGSGALCDYLTQRARPQLFTNALPATVAASAQAAIHVLLAEPERVTRLRDNARYFRERLVELGFQPLPGETPIVPVILGETAAAIRMSERLLDAGVFVTGFGFPVVPQGQARVRCQVSAAHTRADLDQALVAFETAGRELGLI, encoded by the coding sequence GTGAGCACCAGCGGCAATTCGCCACTCGAGACCCGCCTCCGCACCGAGCTCGAACAGTTCCGTCGCGACGGTGTGTACAAGCGACTGAACCATCTCGAGTCGCCGATGGCGGCGCGGGTGAAGATGGAGGGACGTGGTGAAGTCATCATTCTCTCGTCCAACAACTATCTCGGTCTGAGCGATCATCCGGAGGTCTGCGCGGCAGGAAAAGCGGGGATCGATCAGTTCGGCGCCGGCACCGCGTCGGTCCGCTTCATCTGCGGCACCTTCACGATCCATCGCGAGCTGGAGGCTACCTGCGCCCAGCTGGTCGGGACCGAGGCGGCCCTCTCGTTCGTGAGTTGCTGGAACGCCAACGAGGCCCTCCCGGCCACCGTCCTCACCGCCGACGACCTGATCCTTTCCGACCAGCTCAATCACGCCTCGATCATCGACGGGCTCCGGCTGGCCAAGTCGATTACCAAGTGCGAGACCGGCGTCTTCCCTCACGGCGACTATGCCGAGCTCGACCGGAAGCTGGCTGCGGCCACCGACCGGAAGGTCAAGATGGTCGTCAGCGATGGCATCTTCTCGATGGAAGGGAGCATCGTGAACCTCCCCGCCCTGCTGGAGGTCTGCCGCAAGCACGACGCCGTCCTCTGGCTCGATGACTCCCACGCCACCGGGGTGCTGGGGGCCACGGGCCGCGGGACCGCCGAACATTTCGGACTCCTGGGCCAGGTGGACATCATTACGTCGACTCTCGGCAAGGCCCTCGGTGGGGCGGCCGGTGGCTTCGTGGCGGGCTCCGGGGCGCTCTGCGACTACCTCACGCAACGCGCCCGACCCCAGCTCTTTACCAATGCGCTCCCGGCCACGGTCGCCGCGTCGGCGCAGGCCGCCATCCACGTGCTCCTGGCGGAACCCGAGCGGGTTACGCGGCTGCGGGACAACGCCCGATACTTTCGGGAGCGCCTCGTGGAGCTCGGCTTTCAGCCACTCCCCGGGGAGACGCCGATCGTTCCGGTCATTCTCGGCGAGACTGCCGCCGCGATCCGGATGAGCGAGCGGCTGCTTGATGCTGGTGTCTTCGTGACCGGATTCGGCTTTCCGGTGGTACCACAGGGTCAGGCCCGGGTCCGCTGCCAGGTATCGGCGGCCCACACCCGAGCCGATCTCGATCAGGCCCTCGTGGCCTTCGAGACCGCTGGACGAGAGCTTGGCCTGATCTGA
- a CDS encoding MBOAT family O-acyltransferase, with protein MLFNSFIFLFAFLPVTYAVFWLLESARSRYIWLSITGYVFYGYWDWRFCFLMLFSTIVSYSAGLGMLRWNDDERKRKLCVIIPVTVDLTLLGFFKYANFGLGAFRDAMHAAGLDVTVPHLDVILPIGISFYTFHTISYIVDSYRRQIVPTRNFWEFSSYVSLFSQLVAGPIVRFKQVQEDFESIGSASRTRWLRQGITIFTVGMVEKVIVADTLAAFVNPVLAQWHTASSLALWIAMLGYSFQLYFDFAGYSSMAVGLGYLFGIRIPRNFNSPYKSLDPAEFWRRWHISLSTCMRDYLYIPFGGNRGTTWQVYRNLMLTMLIGGLWHGAGWTFLIWGFYHGVLLGAHRAAGSGWDALPARVRQFGMLFLAMIGWVFFRADNLTMAIGVLGRMFSGFTGSGVPQAGLALGALGVAGAWGMFGPNIYDLDYTPKWWKAAAVATAFGAALALIAGDRTSPFLYFQF; from the coding sequence ATGCTGTTCAATAGCTTCATCTTCCTCTTCGCTTTCCTGCCAGTCACCTATGCGGTGTTCTGGCTGCTGGAGAGTGCCCGCTCCCGGTACATCTGGCTCTCGATCACCGGATACGTCTTCTATGGCTACTGGGACTGGCGTTTCTGTTTCCTGATGCTCTTCTCGACCATCGTGAGCTATTCGGCCGGACTCGGAATGCTCAGGTGGAACGACGACGAACGCAAGCGGAAGCTCTGCGTGATCATTCCGGTGACCGTCGACCTGACCCTGCTCGGCTTCTTCAAATATGCAAACTTCGGGCTCGGGGCGTTCCGCGATGCGATGCACGCGGCGGGGCTTGATGTCACGGTCCCCCACCTCGATGTGATCCTGCCAATCGGCATTTCCTTCTACACCTTCCACACCATCAGCTATATCGTCGACTCGTACCGGCGCCAGATCGTCCCGACCCGCAATTTCTGGGAATTCTCGAGCTACGTCTCGCTCTTCTCGCAGCTGGTGGCCGGCCCGATCGTCCGGTTCAAGCAGGTGCAGGAGGACTTCGAGTCGATCGGCAGCGCGAGCCGCACCCGCTGGCTTCGGCAGGGGATCACCATCTTCACCGTCGGGATGGTCGAGAAGGTCATCGTGGCCGATACCCTCGCGGCGTTCGTGAACCCGGTGCTGGCCCAGTGGCATACGGCCTCATCGCTGGCGCTCTGGATCGCGATGCTCGGCTACTCGTTCCAGCTCTACTTCGACTTCGCCGGCTACAGCAGCATGGCGGTCGGCCTCGGGTACCTCTTCGGGATCCGGATCCCTCGCAACTTCAATTCGCCCTACAAGTCGCTCGACCCCGCCGAGTTCTGGCGCCGCTGGCACATCTCGCTGTCGACCTGCATGCGCGATTACCTGTATATCCCCTTTGGTGGCAATCGCGGCACCACCTGGCAGGTCTATCGCAACCTGATGCTCACGATGCTGATCGGCGGGCTCTGGCACGGCGCCGGCTGGACCTTCCTGATCTGGGGCTTCTACCACGGTGTCCTCCTGGGCGCGCATCGTGCCGCCGGAAGTGGCTGGGATGCTCTCCCTGCGCGCGTGCGCCAGTTCGGGATGCTATTCCTGGCGATGATCGGGTGGGTCTTCTTCCGCGCCGACAATCTCACGATGGCGATCGGGGTGCTCGGGCGGATGTTCAGCGGATTCACAGGAAGCGGGGTGCCGCAGGCCGGGCTCGCGCTCGGCGCACTCGGCGTGGCGGGTGCATGGGGGATGTTCGGACCGAACATCTACGATCTGGACTACACCCCGAAATGGTGGAAGGCCGCCGCAGTTGCGACGGCCTTCGGTGCTGCACTCGCCCTGATCGCGGGCGATCGGACGAGTCCGTTCCTCTACTTCCAGTTCTGA
- a CDS encoding SGNH/GDSL hydrolase family protein gives MSDSPSENRASNGANWLRRGVFGVVLLLLLLVAAEAMVRLEDWIRYRTPLGKSLKDQSELTELDATGRHPVPGSRFGKWHINALGTRGPEADSARAGSRVLVLGASETFGLYESADHEYPRQLADSLTRASCAADVLNAGFIGMSLPTVEQDLRLRLRALAPRVVVYYPTPPQYAEGIPVAATPDSSGRSIRPEPAWHFRFGTRAYNQLKSMFPVLSDWLRQRDIAAARKGTASDWVFQTVPDSQRAAFEHDLRRLVGTIHSIRATPILVTHANGFVATPPLDNKILRAWERQYPRATGAALVQFDSVTAGIIRQVAADSGVALVDAWQGFHQVSGRESFADFSHFTDRGAGTMAGLLRPAVSGALGCK, from the coding sequence ATGAGCGATTCCCCGAGCGAGAATCGGGCCAGTAACGGCGCGAACTGGCTGCGTCGCGGCGTCTTTGGCGTGGTGCTTCTGCTGCTGTTGCTGGTCGCCGCCGAAGCGATGGTCCGCCTCGAGGACTGGATCCGCTATCGCACTCCGCTGGGCAAATCACTCAAGGATCAGTCGGAGCTCACCGAACTCGACGCCACCGGCCGGCATCCGGTGCCCGGGAGTCGCTTCGGCAAGTGGCACATCAACGCCCTTGGCACCCGCGGTCCCGAAGCCGACTCTGCCAGGGCAGGGAGTCGCGTCCTGGTGCTTGGCGCCTCCGAGACCTTCGGCCTCTACGAGAGCGCTGACCACGAGTATCCGCGCCAGCTTGCCGACTCGCTCACCCGTGCGAGCTGCGCGGCCGACGTCCTCAACGCCGGATTCATCGGGATGTCGCTCCCGACCGTAGAGCAGGACCTCCGCCTCCGTCTGCGCGCCCTCGCACCGCGTGTGGTGGTGTACTACCCTACCCCGCCGCAGTACGCCGAAGGGATTCCTGTGGCGGCAACCCCGGATTCAAGTGGCCGGAGCATCCGCCCCGAACCGGCCTGGCACTTCCGCTTCGGGACTCGGGCCTACAACCAGCTCAAGTCGATGTTCCCGGTCCTCTCCGACTGGTTGCGCCAGCGCGATATCGCCGCCGCCCGGAAAGGGACCGCGAGCGACTGGGTCTTCCAGACCGTACCGGATTCGCAGCGCGCTGCCTTCGAGCACGACCTGCGTCGCCTCGTCGGCACCATCCACAGCATCAGAGCCACTCCGATCCTAGTCACCCACGCGAACGGGTTTGTGGCAACGCCACCGCTCGACAACAAGATATTGCGAGCGTGGGAACGTCAGTACCCTCGCGCTACCGGTGCGGCGCTGGTGCAGTTCGATTCCGTTACCGCTGGAATCATCCGGCAGGTCGCCGCCGACTCTGGCGTGGCGCTCGTCGATGCATGGCAGGGGTTCCACCAGGTGAGTGGTCGCGAGTCGTTCGCCGACTTCTCCCACTTCACCGATCGTGGCGCGGGCACGATGGCGGGGCTGCTGCGCCCCGCGGTCTCCGGAGCACTCGGATGTAAATAG
- a CDS encoding NYN domain-containing protein, which produces MNQYPAHRVGRPAPAPSAAAHHAPNAALLIDFDNVTLGVRSDLTKELRSLLNSEIFKGKVSVQRAYADWRRYPQYIVPLSESSIDLIFAPAFGTNKKNATDIRLAVDAVELVFTRPEIGTFILLSGDSDFSSLVLKLKEYGKYVIGVGIRESASDILIQNCDEYYSYSDLAGLTKESDAPSAQRDPWELVVEAVQRMQRNGDVMRADRLKQVMQQIDENFDEKNVGMNRFSKFVTEAANRGLITITKQENGQLEVSLPAKGGAAPVAPASRSSGRPNPRDAKPAATAATPAASAPAAQGEVRPDGERGGRRRRGRGRGRGKPGEEGSVAPAAAVAAASDGMPAPLPSAMGLTLAEAFHLMSRALGELPVPVSGETLRARMAALHGKEDILLDTARFDKLLRQANDAEVADVRALGNDRYEVSPHKSDLAMHRRPAVETSAPGADGVESVAPAAPAVRFRGGARSPARPGELQMVGVINLNGTPVAPPAAAVAPVATPAPAVAEVAAAVPVAKPARGAKQAKAAAPAKEKAAQKQAKAAAPAKPKAIKVAVKAAAPGPKKKAAPAKGAKPRAS; this is translated from the coding sequence GTGAACCAGTATCCAGCCCATCGGGTTGGCCGGCCTGCGCCTGCACCATCGGCAGCCGCCCACCACGCGCCCAACGCGGCGCTCCTCATCGATTTCGACAACGTCACCCTCGGCGTCCGCTCCGACCTCACCAAGGAACTTCGCTCCCTTCTCAACAGCGAAATCTTCAAGGGCAAGGTCTCGGTCCAGCGCGCCTACGCCGACTGGCGCCGCTACCCGCAGTACATCGTGCCGCTGTCGGAATCGTCGATCGACCTGATCTTCGCGCCCGCCTTCGGCACCAACAAGAAGAACGCGACCGACATCCGGCTTGCGGTCGATGCCGTCGAACTCGTCTTCACGCGCCCAGAGATCGGCACCTTCATCCTGCTCTCGGGTGACAGCGATTTCTCGTCGCTGGTGCTGAAGCTGAAGGAGTATGGCAAGTACGTCATCGGCGTCGGCATTCGCGAGTCCGCCAGCGACATCCTGATCCAGAACTGTGACGAGTACTACTCGTACTCGGACCTTGCCGGCCTCACCAAGGAAAGCGATGCGCCGAGCGCGCAGCGCGATCCGTGGGAGCTGGTGGTGGAAGCGGTGCAGCGGATGCAGCGCAACGGCGACGTGATGCGCGCCGATCGCCTCAAGCAGGTGATGCAGCAGATCGACGAGAATTTCGACGAGAAGAACGTCGGGATGAATCGCTTCAGCAAGTTTGTCACGGAAGCGGCGAATCGCGGGCTCATCACCATCACCAAGCAGGAGAATGGTCAGCTCGAAGTCTCGCTGCCCGCCAAGGGTGGTGCGGCACCGGTTGCTCCTGCGTCGCGCAGCAGTGGTCGCCCGAACCCGCGCGATGCGAAGCCGGCGGCCACTGCCGCGACACCGGCCGCCTCGGCGCCTGCAGCGCAGGGCGAAGTGCGTCCCGATGGCGAGCGCGGTGGCAGGCGTCGTCGTGGTCGCGGTCGTGGCCGCGGCAAGCCAGGTGAAGAGGGAAGTGTCGCGCCAGCCGCGGCCGTGGCCGCGGCATCCGATGGGATGCCAGCGCCACTGCCGAGTGCGATGGGCCTCACGCTCGCCGAGGCGTTCCACCTGATGAGCCGCGCGCTGGGCGAGTTGCCGGTGCCGGTCTCGGGCGAGACGCTGCGCGCGCGGATGGCCGCGTTGCACGGCAAGGAAGACATCCTGCTCGACACGGCGCGCTTCGACAAGTTGCTGCGTCAGGCGAATGACGCTGAAGTCGCCGACGTGCGCGCGCTGGGCAACGATCGCTACGAGGTGTCGCCGCACAAGTCGGACCTGGCGATGCATCGTCGTCCGGCGGTCGAGACCTCGGCACCGGGAGCCGATGGCGTCGAGAGTGTGGCGCCCGCGGCGCCGGCCGTGCGCTTCCGCGGCGGGGCGCGCTCGCCTGCCCGTCCGGGCGAGTTGCAGATGGTCGGGGTGATCAACCTCAATGGCACGCCGGTCGCGCCGCCGGCCGCCGCAGTAGCCCCGGTGGCGACACCGGCCCCCGCCGTTGCGGAAGTCGCTGCTGCGGTTCCTGTCGCGAAGCCAGCGCGTGGGGCCAAGCAGGCAAAGGCAGCTGCACCGGCCAAGGAAAAGGCCGCCCAGAAGCAGGCCAAGGCGGCAGCGCCTGCCAAGCCGAAGGCCATCAAGGTTGCGGTGAAGGCAGCGGCACCGGGCCCGAAGAAGAAGGCGGCGCCTGCCAAGGGAGCCAAGCCGCGCGCGAGCTGA
- a CDS encoding AMP-binding protein, whose protein sequence is MPNTHLAARLATQVAQHSDRLAVIDGDRRISWTELAERAQALSRGLRAEGLEPGDRIAIDLPNSLEWVVTLLAAADAGLVVVPLDPGLGYHELKYQLRHAEVAAAVIPEAGMPLDYLELFDELLPDLPSLRVIVYAGPGARWFDDRAVPFDEMVSRGRRQPPRDAASDADAPLTLLYTSGTMGKPKGVLLSHRAMMGCAVATVSALELGSDEIVLSVLPLFHVFGLSVLLSAITAGATIVLLPKFEADSALQLIAAEGVTHLPAVPTIFELLMRDPAFARTDLASLRGGVVAGSVVAPALVDRIRKWCNVEVAYGLTEAGPTVCITRKSDTPEVRRSTVGKPLDGLDVRVVDVRSGTLHGADAVGELAVKSATLMQGYHRMPQETARAFTPEGFLLTGDLAHVDEQGNVSIVARRKEVIVRAGQTVTPREIEDVLRTHPGVEEACVVGVPHDVLGELVCACVVLIEGAVVTGPELRRFCQDLLAATKVPDLVRFFDSLPMTASGKVKRQELSRVVAMHQA, encoded by the coding sequence TTGCCGAATACGCATCTTGCTGCACGCCTTGCCACGCAGGTCGCCCAGCACAGTGATCGTCTCGCAGTCATCGATGGTGACCGGCGCATCTCGTGGACCGAACTCGCCGAACGCGCTCAGGCCCTCTCCCGCGGATTGCGCGCCGAAGGGCTCGAACCCGGTGACCGGATTGCCATCGACCTCCCCAACTCGCTCGAATGGGTCGTCACCCTGCTCGCCGCCGCCGACGCCGGCCTCGTGGTGGTGCCACTCGATCCGGGGCTCGGCTACCACGAACTGAAATATCAGTTGCGGCACGCCGAGGTCGCGGCGGCGGTCATCCCCGAAGCGGGAATGCCGCTCGACTATCTCGAACTCTTCGACGAACTCCTCCCCGACCTCCCCTCGCTGCGCGTGATTGTCTATGCCGGGCCGGGTGCGCGCTGGTTCGACGATCGCGCGGTGCCGTTCGATGAAATGGTGAGTCGCGGTCGACGGCAGCCGCCGCGCGACGCTGCCAGCGACGCCGACGCACCACTCACGCTGCTCTACACCTCGGGCACGATGGGGAAGCCGAAGGGCGTCCTGCTGAGCCATCGCGCGATGATGGGCTGTGCCGTCGCCACGGTTTCGGCCCTCGAACTTGGTTCCGACGAAATCGTGCTTTCCGTGCTGCCCCTCTTCCACGTCTTCGGACTCAGCGTGCTGCTCTCGGCGATCACGGCCGGCGCCACCATCGTCCTGCTACCGAAATTCGAGGCCGACAGCGCGTTGCAACTCATCGCCGCTGAGGGCGTCACCCACTTGCCCGCCGTGCCGACGATCTTCGAATTGCTGATGCGCGACCCGGCCTTCGCGCGGACCGATCTCGCTTCACTTCGCGGTGGTGTCGTGGCGGGGAGTGTGGTCGCGCCGGCGCTGGTCGATCGCATTCGCAAGTGGTGCAATGTCGAGGTGGCCTACGGACTCACCGAGGCCGGCCCGACGGTTTGCATTACCCGGAAGTCCGACACGCCCGAAGTACGCCGCAGCACCGTGGGGAAGCCGCTGGACGGACTCGACGTGCGCGTGGTCGACGTCCGCAGCGGCACCCTGCACGGCGCCGACGCCGTGGGCGAACTCGCCGTGAAGAGCGCAACCCTGATGCAGGGCTACCACCGGATGCCGCAGGAGACTGCACGCGCATTCACGCCCGAGGGATTCCTGCTCACTGGTGACCTCGCCCACGTCGACGAGCAGGGCAACGTCTCGATCGTCGCGCGACGGAAGGAAGTGATCGTGCGGGCGGGCCAGACGGTGACACCGCGGGAAATCGAAGATGTCCTGCGGACCCATCCCGGGGTCGAGGAGGCCTGCGTGGTCGGGGTCCCCCACGATGTACTGGGCGAGCTGGTTTGCGCCTGTGTGGTGCTGATCGAAGGAGCTGTGGTGACCGGCCCTGAGCTCCGCCGCTTCTGTCAGGACCTCCTGGCGGCCACCAAAGTCCCCGACCTGGTGCGTTTCTTCGATTCCCTCCCGATGACGGCGTCGGGCAAGGTGAAGCGGCAGGAACTCTCCCGGGTCGTGGCGATGCATCAGGCGTAG